In Candidatus Binatia bacterium, the following are encoded in one genomic region:
- a CDS encoding recombinase family protein: MAESEKTARRPVKRSRCAIYTRKSTDEGLEQAFNSLDAQREACTAFILSQKHEGWTVLPTLYDDGGYSGGTMERPALQQLLADIEAGQIDVVVVYKVDRLTRALSDFAKLVEVFDRRGVSFVSITQQFNTTTSMGRLTLNILLSFAQFERELIGERVRDKIAASKKKGMWMGGTVPLGYDVKERKLIVNDAEARAVVDIYQRYLKLRSVRALGEELAAAGIKSKRRVRPDGTKYGHQQFSHGALYLMLQNRTYRGEATHKGNSYPGEHSAIVDKPLWDAVQAALADNRVARATGARTKQPSLLTGMVFDEAGERLTPTWSVKKGTRYRYYVSTSLVTGAARSGSNRRRIPAGNLETVVINRLRIFLAHRGEILDAIDNQVDQNVGQGDLIERAQQIADDLGAQAPEKIKAILMALIRRVEVRLDSVKIAISQSSLAALLSASSIDRQAQDHKPANSSDQILTLAAPVRLKRVGREMKMLVEDSSDNAAADPSLLRIIARAHDVQARL; encoded by the coding sequence ATGGCTGAATCAGAAAAGACGGCTCGGCGACCCGTCAAACGGTCTCGCTGCGCGATCTACACGCGAAAATCGACCGATGAAGGCCTGGAGCAGGCTTTCAACTCGCTCGATGCCCAGCGCGAAGCCTGCACCGCCTTCATCTTGTCGCAGAAGCATGAGGGCTGGACGGTGCTGCCGACGCTGTACGATGACGGCGGGTATTCCGGCGGCACGATGGAGCGGCCAGCCTTGCAACAGCTGCTGGCCGACATCGAGGCCGGCCAGATCGATGTGGTCGTCGTGTACAAGGTCGACCGGCTGACGCGAGCGCTCTCCGATTTTGCCAAGCTCGTCGAGGTTTTCGACCGCCGCGGAGTGTCGTTCGTCTCAATCACCCAGCAGTTCAACACCACCACGAGCATGGGACGGCTGACGTTGAATATCCTGCTGTCGTTCGCCCAGTTTGAGCGTGAACTGATCGGTGAACGAGTCAGGGACAAAATTGCCGCCTCGAAGAAGAAGGGCATGTGGATGGGCGGCACGGTGCCACTCGGATACGACGTGAAAGAGCGCAAGCTCATCGTAAACGACGCCGAGGCTCGGGCCGTTGTTGATATCTACCAACGCTATCTCAAGCTCAGGTCGGTCCGCGCCCTGGGGGAAGAGCTGGCCGCCGCCGGAATCAAGAGCAAGCGACGAGTCCGACCCGATGGCACGAAATATGGTCACCAACAGTTCTCGCATGGCGCGCTCTATCTGATGCTTCAGAACCGTACTTACCGTGGGGAGGCAACACACAAGGGCAATTCCTATCCCGGAGAGCATTCGGCAATCGTTGACAAGCCGCTATGGGATGCTGTCCAAGCGGCACTCGCCGACAATCGCGTGGCACGGGCGACCGGCGCCCGCACCAAGCAGCCAAGCCTGCTGACCGGCATGGTCTTTGACGAGGCCGGGGAGCGACTGACACCTACATGGTCAGTCAAGAAGGGAACACGGTATCGGTATTATGTGTCGACCTCCCTCGTAACTGGTGCCGCAAGAAGCGGCTCAAATCGACGCCGGATCCCGGCGGGCAACCTCGAAACGGTGGTGATCAATAGGCTTCGCATTTTCCTCGCCCACCGAGGTGAAATCCTCGACGCCATCGACAATCAAGTCGACCAGAATGTCGGACAGGGGGACCTGATCGAGCGCGCACAACAGATTGCCGACGATCTTGGCGCCCAAGCACCAGAGAAGATCAAAGCAATACTGATGGCCTTGATCCGCCGCGTCGAGGTCAGGCTTGATAGCGTCAAAATCGCTATCTCTCAAAGCAGTCTTGCTGCGTTGCTTAGCGCGTCATCGATTGATCGGCAGGCACAGGATCACAAGCCGGCAAATTCGTCTGATCAGATTCTAACATTGGCGGCACCGGTGCGGCTGAAGCGCGTCGGTCGCGAAATGAAAATGCTGGTCGAGGATTCCAGTGATAATGCCGCAGCCGATCCGAGCTTGCTTAGGATTATCGCTCGCGCTCACGACGTCCAGGCACGGCTC